A genome region from Ralstonia solanacearum K60 includes the following:
- the miaA gene encoding tRNA (adenosine(37)-N6)-dimethylallyltransferase MiaA, which translates to MNASPPTAPRAVCLLGPTASGKTAAALELAGRWPVEIISMDSALVYRGMDIGTAKPSPAEQAIAPHHLIDIIDPLDAYSAAQFASDTHALIEAIRARGRLPLIVGGTMLYYKALTQGLSDLPGADPALRAEIDAEAARDGWPALHAKLAQIDPVTAARLHATDAQRIQRALELHRLTGQPMSALLARETGGSAFHRHEAAAPYLSIALEPSDRTVLHARIAQRFDAMLASGLLDEVETLRRRGDLSPALPSIRCVGYRQAWAYLDGEIDMAALREQGIAATRQLCKRQITWLRSTPERRVVDCLAPDYVDQVARLVHTALETP; encoded by the coding sequence ATGAACGCGTCCCCGCCAACCGCGCCGCGCGCCGTCTGCCTGCTCGGCCCCACCGCCTCAGGCAAGACCGCCGCCGCACTCGAGCTCGCCGGGCGCTGGCCGGTCGAGATCATCAGCATGGACTCCGCGCTGGTGTATCGCGGCATGGACATCGGCACGGCCAAGCCAAGCCCGGCCGAGCAGGCCATCGCACCGCATCACCTGATCGATATCATCGACCCGCTCGATGCGTATTCCGCCGCGCAGTTCGCCAGCGACACGCACGCGCTGATCGAAGCCATCCGCGCGCGCGGCAGGCTGCCGCTGATCGTCGGCGGCACGATGCTGTACTACAAGGCGCTCACGCAGGGGCTATCCGACCTGCCCGGCGCCGACCCGGCGCTGCGCGCCGAGATCGACGCCGAAGCCGCGCGCGACGGCTGGCCGGCGCTGCACGCCAAGCTCGCGCAGATCGACCCCGTCACCGCGGCGCGGCTGCATGCCACGGACGCGCAGCGCATCCAGCGCGCGCTGGAGCTGCACCGGCTGACCGGCCAGCCGATGTCCGCCCTGCTGGCGCGCGAGACCGGCGGCAGCGCGTTCCATCGGCACGAAGCCGCGGCACCCTACCTGAGCATCGCGCTGGAACCGTCCGACCGTACCGTGCTGCACGCCCGCATCGCGCAACGCTTCGATGCGATGCTGGCCAGCGGCCTGCTCGACGAGGTGGAGACACTGCGCCGCCGGGGCGATCTGTCGCCCGCGCTGCCATCCATCCGCTGCGTCGGCTATCGGCAGGCGTGGGCCTACCTCGACGGCGAGATCGACATGGCCGCGCTGCGCGAACAGGGCATCGCCGCCACGCGCCAGCTCTGCAAGCGCCAGATCACGTGGCTGCGCAGCACGCCCGAGCGCCGCGTGGTCGACTGCCTCGCCCCCGATTACGTCGACCAGGTGGCGCGCCTGGTCCACACCGCACTGGAAACACCGTGA
- the mutL gene encoding DNA mismatch repair endonuclease MutL, whose amino-acid sequence MTANPAAAPTARRPIRPLPDQLISQIAAGEVVERPASVVKELLENALDAGATQLQIKLEEGGVRRIAITDNGGGIPVDELPVALMRHATSKIGSLEELESVATLGFRGEALASIASVAELTLTSRTADAAHATQILAQSGRIQPASGGVGTTVDVQHLYFNTPARRKFLKSEQTELGHCLEVIRRTALARPDVAISVHHNGKPLEHWNAAQADTRTAAVLGTEFARARLPFEEAAGELRLFGFAGLPTASRGRADHQFFYVNGRFVRDRLLTHAVRSAYEDVLHGDRFPAYVLCLELPPEAVDVNVHPSKIEVRFRDSRAVHQFVYHAVQRALARHAGEQGDSLRTDIAEAADAPGQPGTAATPAPADNTTRWINQMAARQTSLGIAQPRAEYLAMMRGSSTPLPSSRPAWMADVPSAATLFDGATATADEAPVQAPIPVAAPQTDDADDADDAHPLGFAIAQLHGIYVLAQNARGMVLVDMHAAHERILYEQLKTALEARRVEVQPLLIPVTLAASPVEIGTAEEFRDTLTLLGFDISAVSPTTLAVRAVPTLLQKADAQALARDVLRDLQAYGGSRVLAERQNELLATLACHSAVRANRRLNLDEMNALLRQMEATERADQCNHGRPTWIQLTVADLDRLFLRGQ is encoded by the coding sequence ATGACCGCCAACCCCGCTGCCGCCCCCACTGCCCGCCGCCCCATCCGTCCGCTTCCCGACCAGCTGATCAGCCAGATCGCGGCCGGCGAGGTGGTCGAGCGCCCGGCCTCCGTGGTCAAGGAACTGCTCGAGAACGCACTCGACGCCGGCGCCACGCAGTTGCAGATCAAGCTGGAAGAAGGCGGCGTGCGGCGCATCGCCATCACTGACAACGGTGGCGGCATTCCGGTCGACGAACTGCCGGTCGCGCTGATGCGGCATGCGACCAGCAAGATCGGCTCGCTGGAAGAGCTCGAATCGGTGGCGACGCTGGGGTTCCGGGGCGAGGCGCTGGCCTCGATCGCCTCGGTGGCCGAACTGACCCTCACTTCGCGCACGGCCGATGCCGCGCACGCCACGCAGATCCTCGCGCAGAGCGGGCGCATCCAGCCGGCGTCGGGTGGCGTCGGCACCACCGTGGACGTCCAGCACCTGTACTTCAACACGCCGGCGCGCCGCAAATTCCTCAAGAGCGAGCAGACCGAGCTGGGCCACTGCCTGGAGGTGATCCGCCGCACGGCGCTGGCGCGCCCGGACGTGGCCATCTCCGTGCATCACAACGGCAAGCCGCTGGAGCACTGGAACGCCGCCCAGGCCGACACGCGCACCGCCGCCGTGCTGGGCACCGAGTTCGCCCGCGCCCGCCTGCCCTTCGAAGAAGCGGCCGGCGAGCTGCGCCTCTTCGGCTTTGCCGGCCTGCCGACGGCTTCGCGCGGCCGGGCCGACCACCAGTTCTTCTACGTCAACGGCCGCTTCGTGCGCGACCGCCTGCTGACCCACGCCGTGCGCAGCGCCTATGAAGACGTGCTGCACGGCGACCGCTTCCCCGCCTACGTGCTGTGCCTGGAGCTGCCGCCCGAGGCGGTGGACGTGAACGTGCATCCGTCCAAGATCGAGGTGCGCTTCCGTGACAGCCGCGCGGTGCACCAGTTCGTCTACCACGCGGTGCAGCGCGCGCTGGCGCGCCATGCCGGCGAACAGGGCGACAGCCTGCGCACCGACATCGCCGAGGCAGCCGACGCACCCGGCCAGCCCGGCACCGCGGCCACACCCGCGCCCGCCGACAACACCACGCGCTGGATCAATCAGATGGCCGCGCGGCAGACCTCACTCGGCATCGCCCAGCCGCGCGCGGAATACCTGGCGATGATGCGCGGCAGCAGCACACCGCTGCCGTCGAGCCGCCCGGCCTGGATGGCCGACGTGCCGAGCGCCGCCACGCTGTTCGACGGTGCGACCGCCACCGCCGACGAGGCCCCGGTCCAGGCACCGATACCGGTGGCAGCGCCGCAGACCGACGATGCCGACGATGCCGACGACGCGCACCCGCTCGGCTTCGCCATCGCCCAGTTGCACGGCATCTACGTGCTGGCGCAGAACGCGCGCGGCATGGTGCTGGTCGACATGCACGCCGCGCACGAGCGCATCCTGTACGAACAGCTGAAGACGGCGCTGGAGGCCAGGCGCGTCGAAGTGCAGCCGCTGCTGATCCCGGTCACCCTGGCGGCCAGCCCGGTGGAGATCGGCACGGCGGAGGAATTCCGCGACACGCTGACCCTGCTCGGGTTCGACATCAGCGCCGTTTCGCCGACCACGCTGGCGGTGCGCGCCGTGCCCACGCTGCTGCAAAAGGCCGATGCCCAGGCGCTCGCCCGCGACGTGCTGCGCGACCTGCAGGCTTACGGCGGCTCGCGCGTGCTGGCCGAGCGCCAGAATGAGCTGCTCGCCACGCTGGCCTGCCATTCCGCCGTGCGCGCCAACCGCCGCCTGAACCTGGACGAGATGAACGCCCTGCTGCGCCAGATGGAAGCCACCGAACGCGCCGACCAGTGCAACCATGGTCGCCCCACGTGGATCCAGCTGACGGTGGCCGACCTGGACCGCCTGTTCCTGCGCGGCCAGTGA
- a CDS encoding TetR/AcrR family transcriptional regulator produces the protein MVDNTTRSERSRKAAIQAALAILARDGPGQLTFDAIARESGISKGGLMHQFPNKGAVLKALLEHQIEHFDKFTQGYLAAMGKDRPLANLSAQIATLRESITTPHSVAFAILPALVEEPELLAINRQMEAEAVKRIRAEATDPDLSLLRMEAAKGLALSALFGLSALSAQERDRLFERLLDDRQWPDSPEAKKPRASRPAKKPASNAQSH, from the coding sequence ATGGTGGACAACACAACCCGATCGGAACGCTCCCGCAAGGCCGCCATCCAGGCGGCGCTGGCCATTCTCGCGCGCGATGGCCCGGGGCAATTGACGTTCGACGCCATTGCCCGGGAGAGCGGCATCAGCAAGGGCGGATTGATGCATCAGTTCCCCAACAAGGGGGCGGTGCTCAAGGCGCTGCTCGAACACCAGATCGAGCATTTCGACAAATTCACCCAAGGCTACCTCGCTGCGATGGGCAAGGACCGGCCGCTGGCGAACCTTTCCGCGCAGATCGCAACGCTGCGCGAGAGCATCACGACACCCCATTCCGTCGCGTTCGCCATCCTGCCCGCGCTGGTTGAAGAGCCGGAACTGCTCGCCATCAATCGGCAGATGGAAGCCGAGGCGGTCAAGCGCATCCGGGCCGAGGCGACCGATCCGGACCTGTCGCTGCTGCGCATGGAGGCCGCCAAGGGGCTGGCGCTGAGCGCGCTGTTCGGGCTGAGCGCGCTGTCCGCACAGGAACGCGATCGCCTGTTCGAGCGGCTGCTGGACGACCGGCAGTGGCCGGACTCGCCCGAGGCCAAGAAGCCGCGCGCCTCGCGGCCGGCAAAGAAACCGGCAAGCAACGCCCAGAGCCACTGA
- the rpsT gene encoding 30S ribosomal protein S20 produces MANTAQARKRARQAVAQNAHNSALRSRLRTAVKAVRKAIAGGDKAAAADVFKKAQSTIDSIADKKIVHKNKAARAKSRLSAAIKAMGA; encoded by the coding sequence ATGGCAAACACCGCACAAGCACGCAAGCGCGCACGCCAAGCTGTCGCTCAGAACGCGCACAACTCCGCGCTGCGTTCGCGTCTGCGCACCGCTGTCAAGGCCGTCCGCAAGGCCATCGCCGGCGGCGACAAGGCAGCGGCTGCCGATGTGTTCAAGAAGGCCCAGAGCACGATCGACAGCATCGCTGACAAGAAGATCGTCCACAAGAACAAGGCTGCACGCGCCAAGTCGCGTTTGTCTGCTGCCATCAAGGCAATGGGCGCCTGA
- a CDS encoding methylated-DNA--[protein]-cysteine S-methyltransferase, with amino-acid sequence MKPFHTPTLHYAVGASTLGHVLVATRGEGLCALLLGDDATALRSELAGAFPGAALIEDASALAPQLARAIALADAPSLGFDGALDMGGTPFQRAVWRALRDIPAGATVSYTEIAERIGRPDAVRAVAGACAANVLAIAVPCHRAVRADGGLAGYRWGLARKRALLQREAHA; translated from the coding sequence ATGAAACCCTTCCACACCCCCACCCTGCACTACGCAGTCGGTGCGAGCACGCTCGGCCACGTCCTGGTCGCGACCCGGGGCGAGGGCCTCTGTGCCCTGCTGCTCGGTGACGATGCGACGGCGCTGCGCTCGGAACTCGCCGGCGCGTTTCCCGGCGCGGCGCTGATCGAAGACGCGTCCGCGCTCGCCCCGCAACTGGCGCGTGCCATTGCCCTGGCCGACGCGCCGTCGCTCGGCTTCGACGGCGCGCTCGACATGGGCGGCACACCGTTCCAGCGCGCGGTCTGGCGGGCGCTGCGCGACATCCCGGCCGGTGCGACCGTCTCGTACACCGAGATCGCCGAACGCATCGGCCGGCCCGACGCGGTGCGCGCCGTGGCCGGCGCCTGCGCGGCCAACGTGCTGGCGATCGCGGTCCCGTGCCATCGCGCAGTCCGTGCGGATGGCGGGCTGGCGGGGTATCGTTGGGGACTGGCACGCAAGCGTGCGTTGCTGCAACGCGAGGCCCACGCATGA
- a CDS encoding SirB1 family protein, which yields MATKVLDYFSALVADDGSIPLTETALSIAQDAYPDLDMQAELAAIDMLVVRLKNRIAEGTPAIQRLRLLNQFFYRELGFGPNANDYYDPENSYLNAVLQTRRGIPISLAVLLMEIGQQIGLPLKGVSFPNHFLVRMSIPAGEVVLDPLTGQTLSKEELQDMLDPYLEKEGIEDPNTVPLGVFLQVAAHREIIARMLRNLKAIYLQESRWQRLLAVQHRLVILLPDSIEEVRDRGLAYANLECFRPALADLEAYVDARPDAADTPKLKERMPTLRAMSRHIS from the coding sequence ATGGCAACCAAAGTCCTCGATTATTTTTCGGCCCTGGTCGCGGACGACGGCAGCATTCCCCTGACCGAAACCGCGCTGTCGATCGCGCAGGACGCCTATCCGGACCTGGACATGCAGGCCGAACTGGCCGCCATCGACATGCTCGTCGTGCGGCTGAAAAACCGCATCGCCGAAGGCACGCCGGCCATCCAGCGCCTGCGGCTGCTCAACCAGTTCTTCTACCGCGAACTGGGCTTCGGACCCAATGCAAACGACTACTACGATCCCGAGAACTCCTATCTGAATGCCGTGCTGCAGACACGGCGCGGCATCCCGATCTCGCTGGCGGTGCTGCTGATGGAGATCGGGCAGCAGATCGGGCTGCCGCTCAAGGGCGTGTCCTTCCCGAACCACTTCCTGGTCCGCATGAGCATTCCCGCGGGCGAAGTCGTGCTCGATCCGCTGACCGGGCAGACGCTGTCGAAGGAAGAACTGCAGGACATGCTCGACCCGTACCTGGAAAAGGAAGGCATCGAAGATCCGAACACGGTGCCGCTCGGGGTGTTCCTGCAGGTGGCGGCGCACCGAGAGATCATTGCGCGCATGCTGCGCAACCTGAAGGCGATCTACCTGCAGGAGTCGCGCTGGCAACGGCTGCTGGCGGTGCAGCATCGGCTGGTGATCCTGCTGCCGGATTCGATCGAGGAAGTGCGCGACCGGGGGCTGGCCTATGCCAACCTGGAATGCTTCCGGCCGGCCCTGGCCGACCTGGAAGCGTATGTGGATGCCCGCCCCGATGCGGCCGACACCCCCAAGCTCAAGGAGCGCATGCCGACGCTGCGCGCCATGAGCCGTCACATCAGTTGA
- a CDS encoding DUF3313 domain-containing protein yields MNTSHKARHLLIAATCAAMAGCASVQPVAYSGVASSSYMKPNLQDTSGRVPYNYATQVDWRKYRRIMIEPVTVYRGADHQFGDMSETDRAALASYMQAKFAEKLQSRFELANDAGPNTLRLKLTLTGADTTTPVLGTLSRFDIAGGIYNGVQTVRGREGTFTGFVIYAVEIYDASSNRLLNAYVTKQYPSPWNLGASIGSLSAAKTGVEKGADALVAQLK; encoded by the coding sequence ATGAACACATCACACAAGGCACGGCACCTGCTGATCGCCGCGACCTGCGCTGCAATGGCGGGCTGCGCGAGCGTCCAGCCCGTTGCCTACTCGGGGGTCGCTTCGTCCTCCTACATGAAACCCAACCTGCAGGACACCTCCGGCCGCGTGCCGTACAACTACGCCACCCAGGTCGACTGGCGGAAGTACCGGCGCATCATGATCGAGCCGGTGACGGTCTACCGCGGTGCCGATCATCAGTTCGGCGACATGAGCGAGACCGATCGCGCCGCCCTGGCCAGCTACATGCAGGCCAAGTTCGCCGAGAAGCTGCAGTCCCGCTTCGAGCTCGCGAACGATGCGGGCCCGAACACGCTGCGCCTGAAGCTGACGCTGACCGGCGCGGATACCACCACCCCGGTGCTCGGCACGCTGTCGCGCTTCGATATCGCGGGCGGCATCTACAACGGCGTGCAGACCGTGCGCGGCCGGGAAGGCACCTTCACCGGCTTCGTCATCTACGCGGTCGAAATCTATGACGCGTCCAGCAACCGGCTGCTCAACGCCTACGTGACCAAGCAATACCCCAGCCCGTGGAATCTCGGGGCGAGCATCGGCTCGCTGAGCGCCGCCAAGACCGGGGTCGAGAAAGGAGCCGATGCGCTGGTCGCCCAGTTGAAGTAA
- a CDS encoding GNAT family N-acetyltransferase, protein MTTAQADSATFTLRPAAPGDCEALVRLIGALAEYEQLTHLMQATPDALRTMLFGPRPVGEAVLAEVAGRAVGFALFFHNFSTFLCKPGLYLEDLFVEPAWRGHGIGKALLVHLARLAQQRDCGRFEWSVLDWNAPSIAFYEAMGADVLPDWRICRATGDALAAMAALPMPDGVTRTD, encoded by the coding sequence GTGACGACCGCCCAAGCCGACAGCGCCACCTTCACCCTGCGGCCCGCCGCGCCGGGCGACTGCGAGGCGCTGGTCCGCCTGATCGGGGCGCTCGCCGAGTACGAGCAGTTGACGCATTTGATGCAGGCCACCCCGGATGCCCTGCGCACCATGCTGTTCGGCCCGCGGCCGGTTGGCGAGGCGGTGCTGGCCGAGGTGGCGGGCCGGGCCGTCGGCTTCGCGCTGTTCTTCCACAACTTCTCGACCTTCCTGTGCAAGCCGGGCCTGTACCTGGAAGACCTGTTCGTCGAGCCGGCCTGGCGCGGCCACGGCATCGGCAAGGCGCTGCTGGTGCACCTGGCGCGCCTCGCGCAGCAACGCGATTGCGGCCGCTTCGAATGGAGCGTGCTGGACTGGAACGCCCCGTCCATCGCCTTCTACGAAGCGATGGGCGCCGACGTGCTGCCCGACTGGCGCATCTGCCGCGCCACCGGCGATGCGCTCGCTGCGATGGCCGCGCTGCCGATGCCCGACGGCGTGACCCGGACGGACTGA
- a CDS encoding VTT domain-containing protein: MDIVMQLIDIVLHVDKSLGMLIQQYGAWVYVLLFAIVFAETGLVVLPFLPGDTLLFIAGAMCATGQMDTWLLIALLVTAAVTGNTVNYFVGTWIGPKVFDGHIRFLDHEALLKTHAFYERHGGKTLVMARFIPVVRTFAPFVAGVSKMTFAKFQLFNMIGAVLWVALLVLCGEAFGTVPVIRDHLNTIVLVGLAAAVVPLALGGLWKLLRRRRAVVQK, translated from the coding sequence TTGGATATCGTGATGCAACTGATCGACATCGTGCTGCATGTCGACAAATCGCTGGGGATGCTGATTCAGCAGTATGGCGCGTGGGTCTACGTGCTGCTGTTCGCCATCGTGTTTGCCGAAACCGGCCTGGTGGTGCTGCCGTTCCTGCCCGGCGACACGCTATTGTTCATTGCCGGCGCCATGTGTGCAACCGGCCAGATGGATACCTGGCTGCTGATCGCGCTGCTGGTGACGGCCGCGGTCACGGGCAATACGGTCAATTATTTCGTCGGCACCTGGATCGGGCCGAAGGTGTTCGATGGGCATATCCGTTTCCTCGACCACGAGGCGCTGCTCAAGACGCACGCCTTCTATGAGCGCCACGGTGGCAAGACGCTGGTGATGGCGCGCTTTATTCCGGTGGTGCGCACGTTCGCGCCGTTCGTGGCCGGCGTGTCGAAGATGACCTTCGCCAAGTTCCAGCTGTTCAACATGATCGGCGCGGTGCTGTGGGTGGCACTCCTGGTGCTGTGCGGCGAAGCTTTCGGCACCGTGCCGGTGATCCGCGACCATCTGAACACCATTGTGCTGGTCGGCCTGGCCGCGGCTGTCGTGCCGCTGGCGCTGGGCGGGCTGTGGAAGCTGCTCAGGCGCCGCCGGGCAGTGGTGCAGAAATAA
- the murJ gene encoding murein biosynthesis integral membrane protein MurJ produces the protein MNLLRTLATISGLTMLSRITGLIRETLIARAFGASVYTDAFNVAFRIPNLLRRLSAEGAFSQAFVPILGEFKNRQGEAQTRALVDAVATVMTWLLVVISALGVIGAPLIVTAVATGFKTHESQAYISAVFMTRVMFPYIGLVSLVALASGILNTWRQFGIPAFTPVLLNLSFIVAAVFVAPMLQTPIYAQAYAVMVGGILQLAIQIPSLRRIGMLPRVSLDVRAAWHHPGVRRVLKQMLPATLSVSVAQVSLIINTNIASRLPAGSVSWLNYADRLMEFPTALLGVALGTILLPSLSKASAEEHREEYSSLLDWGLRLTVLLAVPSAVGLFVFGAPLTATLFHYGRFNGLDVEMTRQALVSYGVGLIGLIVIKILAPGFYARQDIRTPVKIALVVLAVTQLSNIVFVPMFGHAGLALSISFGATINAALLFLGLRRRGYYHPLPGWGLFLAQVTAAVLLLSGVLLWFAQTFDWVGMGARPLMRATLLGACLVLCAVVYFGTLWLTGLKFSTFRKRAI, from the coding sequence TTGAATCTGCTCAGAACCCTCGCCACGATCAGCGGCCTGACCATGTTGTCGCGCATCACCGGCCTGATCCGGGAAACGCTGATCGCCCGCGCCTTCGGTGCCTCGGTCTACACCGATGCCTTCAACGTCGCCTTCCGCATCCCCAACCTCTTGCGCCGGCTGTCGGCCGAGGGCGCGTTCTCGCAAGCGTTCGTGCCCATCCTGGGCGAGTTCAAGAACCGCCAGGGCGAGGCGCAGACGCGCGCGCTGGTCGATGCGGTGGCGACGGTGATGACGTGGCTCCTGGTGGTGATTTCGGCGCTGGGCGTGATCGGCGCACCGCTGATCGTCACCGCGGTCGCGACCGGCTTCAAGACGCACGAGAGCCAGGCCTACATCTCGGCGGTGTTCATGACGCGGGTGATGTTCCCGTACATCGGACTGGTATCGCTGGTGGCACTCGCCTCGGGCATCCTCAACACGTGGCGGCAGTTCGGGATTCCGGCCTTCACGCCGGTGCTGCTGAACCTGTCGTTCATCGTGGCGGCCGTGTTCGTGGCGCCGATGCTGCAGACGCCGATCTACGCGCAGGCCTATGCGGTGATGGTGGGCGGCATCCTCCAGTTGGCGATCCAGATTCCGTCGCTGCGCCGCATCGGCATGCTGCCGCGCGTGTCGCTCGACGTGCGCGCGGCATGGCACCATCCCGGCGTGCGCCGCGTGCTCAAGCAGATGCTGCCGGCCACGCTGTCGGTCTCGGTGGCGCAGGTCAGCCTCATCATCAACACCAACATCGCCTCGCGCCTGCCGGCCGGCAGCGTGTCGTGGCTGAACTATGCAGACCGCCTGATGGAATTCCCGACCGCCCTGCTGGGCGTGGCGCTCGGGACCATCCTGCTGCCGAGCCTGTCCAAGGCCAGCGCCGAAGAGCATCGCGAGGAATATTCGTCCCTGCTCGACTGGGGCCTGCGCTTGACCGTGCTGCTGGCGGTGCCGTCCGCGGTGGGGCTGTTCGTCTTCGGTGCGCCGCTGACGGCCACCCTGTTCCATTACGGCCGGTTCAACGGGCTGGACGTGGAGATGACGCGCCAGGCACTGGTGTCGTACGGCGTCGGCCTGATCGGGCTGATCGTCATCAAGATCCTGGCGCCGGGCTTCTATGCGCGGCAGGACATCCGCACGCCGGTGAAGATCGCACTGGTCGTGCTGGCGGTGACGCAGCTGTCCAACATCGTGTTCGTGCCGATGTTCGGACACGCGGGGCTGGCGCTGTCGATCAGCTTCGGCGCGACCATCAATGCGGCACTGCTCTTTCTTGGACTGCGCCGGCGCGGCTACTACCATCCCCTGCCCGGCTGGGGCCTGTTTCTTGCGCAGGTGACCGCGGCCGTGCTGCTGCTGTCCGGCGTGCTGCTATGGTTTGCGCAGACGTTCGACTGGGTGGGCATGGGCGCCCGGCCATTGATGCGCGCCACGTTGCTGGGCGCCTGCCTGGTCCTGTGCGCGGTGGTGTATTTCGGTACACTGTGGCTCACCGGCTTGAAGTTCTCCACCTTCCGCAAAAGGGCGATCTGA
- a CDS encoding intermembrane transport protein PqiB, protein MTKPPCPTGPDDSRPRRIPGAPGIARCQRNAVGHAAACRLRWLRLLLWLVPLMAALVSIGLVAGQLRGHGPEITLSFLDGEGIEPGKTPVKYNDVGIGTVTAVRLSTDLSRVFVTVRLTQEAADFAAKGTRFWIVRPRAGTRGASGLGTLLSGTYIGADRSGSHEPETQFTGLESPPVVSFRQKGARFVLHGPSLGSVETGAPVYYRHIEVGQVTGTALDKDGAGVTVDVFVEAPYHRYVGRDTQWRHASGLGLRLDAAGLRLNTESFQAILLGGIAFQPSSGQPVGETAPDGTVFSLQSGDFGTTDSPDGKPAVVVMHFDQSLRGLSVGAAVDFRGVQFGEVTNVGVEFDPKTRTFVMPVTLSLYPDRLGQAFRASSEYGDTTAAKALLRKLVAQGLRGQLRTGNLLTNQLYVALDMFPNAPPVQLDLSRTPIALPTIPNTLDDLQAQIADLARTLDRVPLDQLGAHLDQSLDHARRLFTLADAQLAPQARTLLASARQAFDAAQAAVQSPLLLPTELSQAREQLAHALRALDALTDTIAQHPESLVWGSTADTRTAQSP, encoded by the coding sequence ATGACCAAGCCACCCTGCCCCACCGGCCCGGACGACAGCCGGCCCCGCCGCATCCCGGGCGCCCCGGGCATCGCGCGCTGCCAGCGCAACGCCGTCGGGCACGCTGCGGCATGCCGGCTCCGCTGGCTGCGGCTGCTGCTCTGGCTGGTGCCGCTCATGGCTGCGCTGGTCAGCATCGGACTCGTCGCCGGACAGCTGCGCGGGCACGGGCCGGAGATCACCCTCAGTTTCCTGGACGGCGAAGGCATCGAGCCCGGCAAGACGCCGGTCAAGTACAACGACGTCGGGATCGGCACGGTGACGGCGGTCAGGCTGTCCACGGACCTGTCCCGCGTCTTCGTCACGGTGCGGCTGACCCAGGAGGCCGCCGACTTCGCCGCCAAGGGCACGCGTTTCTGGATCGTGCGCCCGCGTGCCGGCACGCGTGGCGCCTCCGGTCTCGGCACGCTGCTGTCCGGGACCTACATCGGCGCGGACCGCAGCGGTTCGCATGAGCCCGAAACGCAGTTCACCGGCCTGGAAAGCCCGCCGGTGGTGAGCTTTCGCCAGAAGGGAGCCCGCTTCGTCCTGCACGGGCCTTCACTCGGCTCGGTGGAGACGGGTGCCCCCGTGTATTACCGGCATATCGAGGTCGGACAGGTGACCGGCACCGCGCTGGACAAGGATGGCGCGGGCGTGACGGTCGATGTCTTCGTCGAGGCGCCCTACCACCGGTACGTCGGCCGGGACACCCAGTGGCGACATGCGAGCGGCCTCGGGCTGCGGCTCGACGCGGCCGGCCTCCGCCTGAACACCGAATCCTTCCAGGCGATACTGCTGGGCGGCATCGCCTTCCAGCCGTCGTCCGGCCAGCCCGTGGGCGAGACCGCGCCGGACGGCACGGTCTTCAGTCTCCAGTCCGGCGACTTCGGTACGACGGACAGCCCCGACGGCAAGCCGGCCGTCGTCGTCATGCATTTCGACCAGTCGCTGCGCGGGCTGTCGGTCGGCGCGGCGGTGGATTTCCGCGGCGTGCAGTTCGGCGAGGTGACGAACGTTGGCGTGGAATTCGATCCGAAGACGCGCACCTTCGTCATGCCCGTCACGCTGAGCCTGTACCCCGACCGCCTCGGACAGGCCTTCCGCGCCTCCTCCGAGTACGGCGACACCACCGCGGCCAAGGCCTTGCTGCGCAAGCTCGTCGCGCAAGGGCTGCGCGGGCAGTTGCGCACCGGCAACCTGCTCACCAATCAGCTGTACGTGGCGCTCGATATGTTTCCGAACGCGCCGCCGGTGCAGCTCGACCTGAGCCGGACGCCGATCGCGCTGCCGACCATCCCGAACACGCTCGACGACCTCCAGGCCCAGATCGCGGATCTCGCCAGGACGCTCGACCGGGTCCCGCTCGACCAGCTTGGCGCCCACCTCGATCAGAGCCTGGACCATGCCCGGCGCCTGTTCACGCTGGCCGATGCGCAACTGGCGCCGCAAGCGCGCACGCTGCTGGCCAGCGCGCGGCAGGCCTTCGATGCGGCACAGGCGGCCGTGCAGTCGCCTTTGCTGCTGCCCACGGAGCTGTCGCAGGCGCGGGAGCAACTGGCCCACGCATTGCGCGCCCTCGACGCGCTTACCGATACGATCGCGCAGCATCCGGAATCGCTGGTGTGGGGCAGCACGGCCGACACGCGGACTGCGCAGTCGCCATGA